TTCACATTTTCCTATATACAGATTTTACTTCTTTTTCCCCCCTTCTGTTAATTTTCTTTTGCCCTCTCTACTTTTGGTATATACTTTACATCAGCTTCTTTGTGTAattttgttcatgtttgttgTTGCAGAGAAGCTTCGACTCTTTTGAACGCCGGGGACACTGATAGATCTCAACATTTAAGCCAGGTAAActtattgctttctttctttttcctcaaCTTTAATTTAAGGTAAGCCTTCATATTTGTTTCTTGcagtgccttttttttttttttttttttttcaaaaaaaacaaaaatattgtaattttcTCTGACCTTCGCCCATCTCTTCTCCCTTGAAGCCTAGTCATTAGTTAACGATACTTGCAAATTCCCAGTTGGGTACTCATTTTAAGCGAAACAACGAAGTGGGTATATATTAAAATCTACTATAATCGTTgctaaagttaaaattttaacgtCTAGCCTTTGCCCAGTTGCTGATTGTTAGGTGTTTTTGTGGGCATTTATTCATTGCTAATACTATTTGCAAAATTTATCATTGTTTCTTGTTGTGTGCTAACTGCCTGGTGCTTGTGTTTTTTCATTGTTTTCCAGGGCATTGATCATATTCGCAATGTAATACAATCAAAGGTGGGAAGAAGACTGGGTATGTGGCAGGAATACTGTCTTCGCCACTGTTTTGCCCTTCCTCAAGGTTTCTCTTTACCAAAAAGTGTATGTTCCCTCTGTTAATCATTTGGTTTCTCTTCATCCAAGTGTGTTTTGTTCACCACATGTATTTATTAACTATTACTCATTTTCATAATTCATTTTTAGTCTTCATATATATTctttctcatttaatttttttctgattaattaGTTATTGTATTGCCTCAATTCTGTTTGTCAGATTGTAGTAATTGCAACTTGCTAATCATACTGCAGTTGCAATTTAGCTTCTTATACCAAAGTTTTGTAAGCAATATTTGTCTCCTTAGTTTCTCTTTCCAGATCAATCAGCCATTTGTTTTTAAGGTCAAAACATCAAGTCCTTTCTAGGAAGTTCAACTTTTTCGTAGATCAGTTTTGTGGCAGTTattgaaaaataactttttatccATGAACTCTAGAAGTTGATGCTTAATTACATATATTGTACAGGAGAGACGGCTGTTGTATGCTTTCATATAATTGTTGCTTGAAGTTGGTCACTGGTAATTATGCCAATATGGATATAGAACTTGAGTGGTATTAGAATGACTCTCTTTGATGTTTAGTTGTCCTTGAGAGATAAGTATTATGGTGAAGACACAGATCTTCAAATTGAGGAATGGAAAATGCTGCATTCATGTGAATTAAATGAGAAAATTGATGCAAGTTATCACATAGGTAAAATTTTGAGCAATTTTGGAAGAAGAAGCTTCACACAAAATAATGAAGAAATATGAGaggatttttataatttgtgaTGAGCTTTTTTTTGATGGGTTTGATTTTGTAATGTTTTAAGTCAGTTGCCAGATTTTTTAGTGAATCATGATGCTACATTATCTGTACTTtggatatattaaaatataatggtGTTTGCAAGGCGCATATGAAAGTTGAAACAGAACAGTAGAGAGGGAATGCATATAATTAGACAATCTAATATATACAAGGTGCTACTTATCAATTCTCCAGTGAATCTTCTATAATATAAGATCTCTTATTTATTCCTTtcagttgttgttgttgttgttttttGGCAGTAGGCTTTTTGTTTAgaacacagacaaatcacatttTCCATAATCAATTTCTGTTACCAAATATTGGTGGTGTTTATTATACTCATCATTGACATTTTTttcatatgcatatatatatttttcttggAAGGAATCATTGGATGAAATTATGACATGCCCTGATGTGCTCTGTGATTTGGATCTGGACACACAATTGGATTCCTTGAGAGACAGACTTACTTCAGTAAGAACAATTTGATTTATTGTATTGTAAGAACTTCCAACTGCTTGAGTTGAGTTTTAGACTTTTAGTTATGTTCTAAGAACTTCCATCTGCATGTGATTATGTGTTTTCTTttccaaaattattatttttttctctatttcaaATTGACTTTCCTTGTTCTGGAAATTCATTCTATAGATTGTGAAGGAATCCTCTGACATGAATCGGGAGATTCAAGCACTAGAAAGACAGTCTGCTTCCAATGATAGTTGTGCTGCACTGCTCAATGAAGCATTTCAGCTGTATGAGCAAAACTCTGCACATGACATGCTTGAAGGTAATAGTTTAAGTATTTAACTGTATTTATGTTTGAGTGGTTGGATAATTATACCACTTGGCATCTGTATAAAGTAAAATTACTTTTGAAAGAAGATTAAGAATTTTACAGATTTTACTTATGCAAGCAAAATTATGAATTGTGAAGATATGAGGTATTTGAGGACTTAGTTTTAACTAATTAGCACTTTGAGACCAGGTAGCTATCTCTATATTAGGAATAaggaaatttataatattttaattataaaaacttGATTATTTTGGTTTGTTTGATTGCTAAATCAAAATGGTTACTGAAAACTGAAAATTTGAGATTTATCATAGAAAATTGCACCAAAGTGAATATGTTATTCCCAGAGAAACCAAATTTCATTGGTTAgatttaattattcaattataatcaaataatgTACACCTCAGTGCTTGCCTTTTAGAACAAATAAGTAACTCATCTTTTTGACTATAGCTTATATTGGCCAATAAAGGGGCTTGACCTTTCAAATATTGTGATCTTGGCTGCTCGATAATTAAGGAAATACAGTTGAAGGACAAACTATCAAACAATTTAGGGTGATTTACAAAAATATCCCTGGATATTAGTACTATCTTTTTTTGGTCTAAATCAACAGATATTTGAAGCTCACTGACCTGATTATTCTAGATTTGCGCCTAGTAGATGCACTAAGGGACAAAAAACTTCCTCCCAAGTTTTAAAGATATTACATACTCAAAGTTTTTATTCGAGACCATTAAATAGAAGAGAAGGAATTCATGCTATCCCATTTCACCTCTTGGTAGTGGGCATTACCACTATTGATTTATGTTGTTTGAGAACTTGTTAAAACATCCTTTAAGTTTTGATTACTTTAGATGCTTTAGTCATTCTATCCATTTTctacatatattttaatatactctattttttaaatttcagctAAATGATCGATTAGTTTTAAAATCTTATCATAATTAACACTATTGTCAGATTACTTTTGAAAAGTAGATTAAATCATCCCTCTTCTATAAGGATATTTTGGTCTTTTCTTCAAGCACTAATGTCAAAGTTTTTACAGAATCAAAATGTAGGGATTTTTAATGAGCTTCTGAAAATGTGGTATCGACTTGTTAATAGTGTAATTACCCATGGATGTTTTTTGTAATTCACCCAATAATTTATAGTTCTGCTGATATTTACTCAATAATTTCTTGCCATAGAGATGGTGAGAACTGCATCTGAACTTCGTACGAAGATAGAGAATCTGAGGACCAGGAGGATTGAAGATGCAGACCACCTTAGAACCAAAAGGTTTTGTGATCCAAACAGAGATTTGTTGACATCAACTCATGGTAAGAGTAAACTCTACGCTTCAGCGAGATTGCCTTTTTTGATGGCCCAAGAATTCACTGCACTTTTGATTGGAAGTTTCTTGTTTCTATAGTGTAAtagctttcctttttttttttcaaggccTCTCCAGTGCAAAGTTGGAAGATCTTCAAGAGTTTCTTGgtgatttaaagaaaatatgagCTTTCACATGTTGGCCAGACTTGCTGTGGGGTATGAGATTATGGGTATGTTTTCTCCTGTGCTATCTACTACTTCAGTAGATATTTGGCATGAAAATTGTGGGCATTTAATTATCTTTGGTAGAGAATATTTCTTATGATTTGAACTGGTTCCTGTGTTGTCTTTGAATGGAAATGAACAGTGGAAATGTTATGCAGACAGACACCCACGTGCTGCACGCATgcacacataacatacatgcatgcatgcatgcatgcatctatatatatatatataactcgtAATTACCTCAATCATGAAATATTATATAGTGGGGGGAACATGGATGTTGTTGCTTGATATGACATGGGATAGGATCCACATAGATCAATGCTCTAGATGCGTTTATCATTTGTGATTGATGTTACTTTTTCCGCTGTATAAAGATAAAtttactttcctttttttttattatagatcACTTTCTTTGTACTTGAAAATCAAACTATTAATCCGCCCTCTTGAATATGTGCCAAACTTCGAGAAGTCTTTTTACTTAAATCATCAGCCACCACATTTACTTTTCCAATATGATACAGGATTATACAATTGTAATCCTTCAAAAGCTTCATCTCCTTatatatttcaatattttatgtaaatttcaTAAGTTTCTCCATATAGATAATGTCTTTAGTGTGAATATTACAGTTGTCTTCTCCATATCACAAGTAAAACAATTTATCTTATGCTTTTTTAATCGTCTATAAGTTATTACCTTATCATGTTACATTAGTTCACATTCCATAATAACTCTTGATGTGTCACACAAAAGCTCATAATTATTGTTGTTAAATATTCTTTCAACTTTTGAACTTTCTTCAAAAAGACATGCATCCTTATGAACTTTGTATTCGTTTGGTTAAAAGAGATGAATCTCTCCTTTTTTTAGGTGGTCTTATGGATTCTGAGTGCATTGTATTTTAAGggtaaattaatattttgtccTTTAATTAtgcttaacttttaaaaattaacagtTTAGTTCCTATATTTTAGGACCATCAAATTAAAAATCCATCTAATTTagaggtgagcattcggtcggtttagttcaaaatcaaatcgaactgaataaattagaaattaaattttaatatttataaaaatcgaactgaattgattttgattaaaaactgatcaaaccaatttgattcgattcaattcattttgatcgatttgaatttttaataattttttattttttacactttatttttagtgttttaaaatttaattaaaatattttaaccttaatatgatttaatctctctatattattgaaaataatatactattaacaCCAATAGgctcgatttgatttttttaattttttcaaatcaaaactgaattaaatcaaaaataagtgaaaattttaaaattaaaaattaaattaaaattttaaattaattcgatttggtcaatttttttaatttaaactaaatactACTTACTCTATCTAGTTTTCTATCAATTTTtcgttattttttatgaaatgattAAAATACTCTTAACAATATATCAAAATTTCACATTTGTAttcgttaatttttttttctataaataaatggttttattcttgtagtgaattttatttataaaaaaaatattgcttGAAGGACTTTCGGTTCgactaaatcaaaataaaaatactaaattaatgagctttaaaaatattaattaatttttaagaaatctaAGTGCATACAAAGTTTTCATtcttacatataaaaaatataaatgcatAATATTATAAATCATTTTGATTACATTTATGATATCCAATCATTACTATTTTTTAAGGCATTTTAATTagatagttttaaaaaataaatggacAAAAGTgttagaaataataaaattgaggAATTAAATATTCAGGAATTTAGCTTATGGATAgccgaattaaaatttaaaaattttttaaaataaagagattgatatattaataattaatagacAGAATTACTGTCAggattttaaattattgaaaaattcgctaattaatttgtattttaaaatttttttaatttattttataaaattaattttttttaattttgaagaatcaaattgcgtatttccttttttttaaaaaaaaatactatgagTCAATCTATTTTAGTATTGATAATAAAGactaaatagtataaatttttaaaattataggaattaaataatatatataattaaaattacagactaaatagtataaaaattcaaaggttttttttttttgaaaaatgattaaaaagtttgattttataaaatacaggGGAGTGAAactttatagatttttttttttctaaaagagAAAGTGTCTATCCCAACTTGTATATATCTCCCACTAAATATTCATTCTTGAAGCATCatctcaataaaataatttagagaaattcaaattggcatttttttttctgatttttattctcttttttcaCATGGAATTTCTTTTAAACTTGAACATCATCAAAAGAGGGTTTTAACAAATACATGTGCTGCACATTTATTTAATTACAGACTACTTAGCAATCAATAGATAAATCCAGAATAGTTTACGTTCAGAAGTCCCAGTGAAAATACCCTGGGATGAATTTCCTGAAATTCACTACATATTGGAATTGGATTTCCCACCAATCTCAAATCAAAAGACTCCTTCAACttgccatcttcatcaagcCTCCAAGCAACTTGTCTGTTTGTATTTCCATTTACACTTGTAACAGGAATCCAGAACTCCCCTTTTGCATTCCTCTTTATATTGTCTGGCCTTCCAGGGAACTTTGTGAAAATTTCTGTTGTGTTAGCTTTGTCTCCTGCAAGCCAAAACTTCAGGGTTCTGTTGTTAAGATACTCTGAAACTAGCACAAAGTCTGCATGTTTGCTTATAGCTACTCCCACTGGCACCCCAAGGTTGTGGACTAATACTGTTGCTTGTTTCTTTTTGATGTCATATTTTATTAGCCTTCCTGTCTGGTCTCCGCTGAGTAATGCTTCATTGAATTGCCTGCCAATTGTAAAAAGTTTGATTCAATTATCTTAGCAAGGAAAATTAACATCATGTTGATCAAGTAGtggttttaaatttattttcacaaCTATGAAGTGGACTTGGTTTAAGGAATTGAATTTTGTCTTTTGGGGTTCTATTGGATTTCAATTCGGTTCATATTTTGATTCAACTTTTATTTTAGGGTTCTGTTGTACTTCATTACTATTcatatttcgattcgattttgattttaattaagcttaattattaaatttttaaaaagtctttttattaaattttattttttaagatcaGGATCGACTACGATTCGGTTCTATTTAgtaatttagtaattttttaaatttgagagAACAGTTAAcaagtttttcaaaattatagagattttatagtaaaatatttaacggttaaaattaaaaaaaaaaactaattaataaatttttaaaacgtcaaaattattttaatatattttttaaaattaaaaaactgatcaatgaattttttatattctacgaattaaatagtaatttcatatcatagtaattaaaaaagaaaatagaaaaaatgatAATTATAATACCTTAGCTGAAATTTGGAGCTAACGTCGGTGAAGTAAACTACTCCATTTTTCTGATCAATGTCCAAGGCATTGAGGTTTTTGTAAGGAACTCCACCTGCAGATTTAGAAATCGTAGTGCCGATCCCACCTTGGGGACCAACTTCTACAAGTCCAAAATAAGCATCAGCAATATAGAGATGTCCAGTTGTATGATAAAAT
The Manihot esculenta cultivar AM560-2 chromosome 1, M.esculenta_v8, whole genome shotgun sequence genome window above contains:
- the LOC110621261 gene encoding protein MIS12 homolog, which gives rise to MEGSESEAVFESLNLKPRVVVNEILNTVENLFDDAFDFYHQEASTLLNAGDTDRSQHLSQGIDHIRNVIQSKVGRRLGMWQEYCLRHCFALPQGFSLPKSESLDEIMTCPDVLCDLDLDTQLDSLRDRLTSIVKESSDMNREIQALERQSASNDSCAALLNEAFQLYEQNSAHDMLEEMVRTASELRTKIENLRTRRIEDADHLRTKRFCDPNRDLLTSTHGLSSAKLEDLQEFLGDLKKI
- the LOC110629980 gene encoding protein STRICTOSIDINE SYNTHASE-LIKE 10, which gives rise to MVSIPLQKLLFIFTLTLHPSFILSHYHKQKIIKLHLPPSAAAPEATAFDSAGVGPYTGVDNGRVFKYVNPIVGYVEFATTSPTRPRRLCDANTNREIAPICGRPLGVAFYHTTGHLYIADAYFGLVEVGPQGGIGTTISKSAGGVPYKNLNALDIDQKNGVVYFTDVSSKFQLRQFNEALLSGDQTGRLIKYDIKKKQATVLVHNLGVPVGVAISKHADFVLVSEYLNNRTLKFWLAGDKANTTEIFTKFPGRPDNIKRNAKGEFWIPVTSVNGNTNRQVAWRLDEDGKLKESFDLRLVGNPIPICSEFQEIHPRVFSLGLLNVNYSGFIY